The following proteins are encoded in a genomic region of Nicotiana sylvestris chromosome 4, ASM39365v2, whole genome shotgun sequence:
- the LOC138889736 gene encoding uncharacterized protein has translation MSGRQTVEASPDVFIGVLNVQSHDVFALINPDSTLSYVTPFVAMEFGIEPEQLHEPFSVSTPVGESILATRVYRSCVVTVCGRNTMANFIELGMVDFDVIMGMDWIYSCFAKLDCRTRTMRLEFPNKPLVEWKGDNVVPKGRFISYLKSGKMIKKGCIYHLVHVTDTDVEAPSLESVPVVNTFLDIFLDKLPRVLPDRKIDFEIDVIPGT, from the coding sequence atgagtggtcgccagactgtagaggcttctccagatgtttTTATAGGTGTTCTGAATGTTCAATCCCATGATGTGTTTGCACTTATTAACCCCGATTCCACCctgtcctatgttaccccttttgttgctatggaattcGGGATAGAACCAGAACAACTTCATGAACCATTCTCGGTATCTACTCCGGTTGGTGAGTCAATTTTGGCTACTCGAGTTTATAGAAGTTGTGTTGTCACGGTGTGTGGTAGGAATACCATGGCCAATTTTATTGAACTAGggatggtggatttcgatgtaataatgggaatggattggatCTATTCATGTTTTGCCAAGCTTGATTGTCGAACCAGAACTATGAGGCTTGAGTTTCCTAATAAGCCTTTGgttgaatggaagggagataatgtagtgcctaaaggtcggtttatttcttaccttaagtccggaaagatgatcaagaaggggtgtatctaccaTTTAGTCCATGTTACGGACACCGATGTCGAGGCACCTAGCCTTGAGTCCGTACCTGTTGTGAATACATTTCTGGATATCTTTCTAGATAAGCTCCCTAGGGTTCTACCAGATAGGAAGATTGACTTTGAGATCGATGTGATTCCAGGCACGtag